A genomic window from Parvularcula sp. LCG005 includes:
- a CDS encoding histidine kinase dimerization/phospho-acceptor domain-containing protein, giving the protein MRPGRTKKTKTTARSDRAAPNLGRLTALTLLLTGSCLGALGYTAMEEAKRVQTAEKEHLTVAAVRSADSMSRLLPMTFAPGDSKTTQAKGTLRLLAPTGGAACLMNVSGRSFICGSHDASLTFSPEDFSTMGRRGNINRLDLSDGRTMNAVVRPLPGGQHVIAIAPSGAAGWRIFTPYLIASIALLGLAASFLSVAGRLRLSLAQTDADRRLLLMRLLGPEQAGCGMWQADDEGVVLPAALLSSLGYEREDHMVTYAGLRGFIHNDDLPRALGVFLGNAQYEDGSIRIKNAQEEWQAVYIRVSQLNEPREGIAVPVSDDALDDGRADDLTDRLRETLEAIPQAFLLWDASGRLVAWNDAFCGLFGADSEALAEGITVRDLARSINPEHTQLLYDHFTPPVEGTTEAEALFPGDRFMRIIRRQTIGDGWVCIGTDITDAKAEGDMRARNERELQMTVDILEKSRGDLREAIRSYELERQRSEDANRAKSEFLANMSHELRTPLNAINGFSELMKEELYGPLGHEKYGEYIRDIHASGSHLLALIDDILDLSKIEAGKLELKPQQTDLERVLREGLRFIETQMRESDVTLRAMIDQVPSVWGDPRAIKQIFINLLSNAEKFTPRGGSVTVTTLVDLSSVTILIADTGIGIHEDHLTRLGAPFELVEDHFSRTRRGSGLGLALSKSLVEAQDGILAVASEVSRGTVAAFTLPRRPGVVATLPSMLKERARVLTTPDLEKLVPMHGEEPMPRSAMLN; this is encoded by the coding sequence ATGCGACCCGGGCGGACAAAAAAAACAAAAACCACCGCGCGCTCCGACCGCGCCGCGCCTAATCTCGGCCGCCTGACGGCGCTCACCCTCCTGCTTACCGGTTCCTGCCTTGGTGCGCTTGGCTATACCGCCATGGAAGAGGCGAAGCGTGTTCAGACTGCGGAGAAAGAGCACCTGACCGTGGCCGCCGTTCGCAGTGCCGATTCGATGAGCCGCCTTTTGCCGATGACCTTCGCACCGGGCGATTCGAAAACCACGCAGGCGAAAGGCACCCTGCGCCTCCTGGCCCCCACTGGCGGGGCCGCGTGCCTGATGAACGTCTCTGGCCGCAGCTTCATCTGCGGCAGTCACGATGCGTCGCTGACATTCTCTCCGGAAGATTTCTCGACCATGGGACGGCGCGGCAATATCAACCGCCTAGACCTCAGTGACGGCCGGACCATGAACGCCGTGGTACGTCCCCTCCCCGGTGGACAGCATGTCATCGCGATTGCCCCCAGCGGGGCCGCGGGCTGGCGCATCTTCACGCCCTATCTGATCGCCAGCATCGCCCTGCTGGGCCTTGCCGCATCGTTTCTGTCCGTTGCCGGACGGCTGCGGCTCTCCCTGGCCCAGACGGATGCCGACCGCCGCCTCCTTCTTATGCGTCTTTTGGGACCGGAGCAGGCAGGCTGCGGCATGTGGCAGGCGGACGATGAAGGCGTGGTCCTGCCCGCCGCGCTTCTGTCTTCCCTTGGCTATGAGCGCGAAGACCACATGGTGACCTATGCCGGGCTGCGCGGGTTTATCCACAATGACGACCTGCCCCGTGCGCTGGGCGTCTTCCTTGGCAATGCTCAGTATGAAGACGGCAGCATACGGATCAAGAATGCGCAGGAAGAATGGCAGGCGGTCTATATTCGCGTATCACAGCTCAACGAGCCACGCGAAGGCATTGCCGTGCCGGTCAGCGACGATGCGCTGGACGATGGCCGCGCCGACGACCTGACGGACCGGTTGCGCGAAACGCTGGAGGCCATTCCGCAGGCGTTTCTCCTTTGGGATGCCAGCGGACGTCTCGTGGCGTGGAACGATGCATTCTGCGGCCTGTTCGGCGCGGACAGCGAAGCCCTGGCGGAGGGAATTACGGTCAGGGACCTCGCCCGCTCCATCAACCCCGAGCACACGCAGCTGCTCTATGATCACTTCACCCCGCCGGTGGAGGGGACAACCGAGGCCGAGGCGCTGTTCCCCGGCGACCGGTTCATGCGGATCATCCGCCGTCAGACTATCGGTGACGGCTGGGTCTGCATCGGGACGGACATCACAGACGCCAAGGCCGAAGGCGATATGCGCGCGCGCAATGAGCGTGAGCTGCAGATGACCGTCGATATTCTCGAGAAATCACGCGGCGACCTGCGCGAAGCGATCCGTAGCTATGAGCTGGAACGTCAGCGGTCAGAAGATGCCAACCGTGCCAAATCCGAATTCCTCGCCAATATGAGCCATGAGCTGCGCACGCCGCTCAACGCGATCAATGGCTTCTCCGAGCTGATGAAGGAAGAGCTTTACGGTCCGCTCGGTCACGAAAAATACGGCGAGTATATTCGCGACATCCACGCCAGCGGCAGCCATCTGCTGGCCCTGATCGACGACATTCTCGATCTGTCCAAGATCGAAGCCGGCAAGCTGGAACTCAAACCTCAGCAGACAGATCTTGAACGGGTGCTGCGTGAGGGCCTTCGCTTTATCGAAACCCAGATGCGCGAGAGCGATGTCACCCTGCGTGCCATGATCGATCAGGTGCCATCGGTCTGGGGCGACCCACGCGCGATCAAGCAGATTTTCATCAACCTTCTGTCGAACGCGGAGAAGTTTACCCCGCGCGGCGGCTCCGTCACGGTTACGACGCTGGTCGATCTGTCCAGTGTCACGATCCTCATTGCCGACACCGGCATCGGGATTCACGAGGATCACCTCACCCGCCTGGGCGCGCCGTTCGAGCTGGTCGAAGATCATTTCAGCCGCACCCGGCGCGGCTCCGGGCTCGGTCTTGCCCTGTCCAAGTCTCTGGTCGAGGCGCAGGATGGCATCCTGGCCGTAGCGAGCGAAGTCAGCCGCGGCACAGTCGCTGCCTTCACCCTTCCCCGCCGTCCGGGCGTGGTGGCGACGCTGCCGTCCATGCTGAAGGAACGCGCCCGCGTCCTGACAACGCCAGATTTGGAAAAGCTGGTGCCCATGCATGGCGAAGAGCCGATGCCGCGGTCGGCTATGCTGAACTAG
- a CDS encoding alkaline phosphatase D family protein yields MKITRRQALLSSLAGGVSGCASLPAAQRFDSAQPTQSSADMFRHGVASGDPAADSVVLWTRISNVTGRITGTVRLTEDDAFSAVPRKPRTIPFSTDAARDHTVKVLATGLKPGTRYTYRFEVDSELSPEGTTRTLSQQAEEARFAVVSCSNFPFGFFNVYDHIARQPDIDAVIHLGDYLYEFGPSGYGGKSGAALGRNHEPPREILTLADYRQRHAQYKGDPSTQSMHAAHPLIAVWDDHETANDAWQHGAENHQPATEGDWEVRKAAALQAYYEWMPVRDPVPGRPREALFRSFTWPGLLTIATLETRLTARSAPLVYTEFVPTLQTQEDIDAFQRDVIGDPSRRLISDAQMDFLRTTLKGSVDRKEPWRLLANQVMFASVIAPNLIPYADEETIQELEKQWDQARAFVEFSALGLPINLDAWDGFPADRERVYAMARSVGASDLVVLTGDTHEGWANDLFTEGGEQVGVELGATGVTSPGPSLYLGDKAFDYSLLIRRKNKHVRYHEPLYRGYVLLSLSKTKGKADFVAVSTVTDTSYDASVTASFDLRKQDGTVKFAAPKGLGVKERYLYST; encoded by the coding sequence ATGAAGATCACCCGGCGACAGGCCCTGCTCTCATCCCTTGCCGGCGGCGTGTCGGGCTGTGCATCCCTCCCCGCAGCCCAGCGATTCGACAGCGCCCAGCCGACACAGTCATCGGCCGACATGTTCAGGCATGGCGTGGCCAGTGGTGACCCGGCCGCCGACAGTGTCGTGTTGTGGACACGCATCAGCAATGTGACCGGCCGCATCACCGGCACCGTCAGACTGACCGAGGACGATGCCTTTTCTGCGGTCCCACGCAAACCGAGGACGATTCCCTTCTCGACGGATGCAGCGCGCGACCATACGGTAAAAGTGCTGGCCACCGGGCTGAAACCGGGCACGCGCTACACCTACCGCTTTGAGGTCGACAGCGAGCTTTCGCCCGAGGGCACCACCCGGACCCTGTCGCAGCAGGCCGAAGAGGCCCGATTCGCTGTGGTATCGTGCTCAAACTTCCCGTTCGGCTTTTTCAACGTTTATGACCACATTGCCCGCCAGCCGGACATTGATGCGGTCATCCACCTTGGCGACTACCTCTATGAATTTGGTCCCTCAGGTTATGGCGGGAAATCAGGCGCCGCGTTGGGCCGCAACCACGAGCCGCCCCGCGAGATCCTGACCCTGGCCGACTATCGACAGCGTCACGCCCAGTACAAGGGCGATCCATCGACCCAGAGCATGCATGCGGCCCATCCGCTGATCGCCGTGTGGGACGATCACGAAACCGCCAACGACGCCTGGCAGCACGGCGCCGAAAATCACCAGCCCGCCACCGAAGGGGACTGGGAGGTCCGCAAGGCGGCCGCGCTGCAGGCCTATTATGAGTGGATGCCCGTCCGTGACCCGGTCCCCGGTCGCCCGCGCGAGGCCCTGTTCCGCAGTTTCACCTGGCCCGGCCTTCTGACCATCGCGACACTAGAGACCCGACTGACGGCGCGCAGCGCCCCCCTCGTCTACACCGAGTTCGTCCCGACGCTGCAGACACAGGAAGACATTGACGCCTTTCAGCGTGACGTGATCGGTGACCCGTCCCGCCGACTGATCAGCGACGCGCAAATGGATTTTCTGCGCACCACCTTGAAGGGCTCCGTCGATCGGAAAGAGCCGTGGCGGCTATTGGCCAACCAGGTCATGTTTGCGAGCGTGATTGCCCCCAATCTCATTCCCTATGCCGACGAAGAGACAATCCAGGAGCTGGAGAAACAGTGGGATCAGGCCAGGGCATTCGTCGAATTCTCTGCCCTCGGCCTGCCCATCAATCTTGATGCCTGGGACGGCTTTCCGGCCGATCGTGAGCGGGTCTATGCCATGGCCCGAAGTGTTGGTGCCAGCGACCTCGTGGTCCTCACCGGTGATACGCATGAGGGATGGGCCAACGACCTCTTCACCGAGGGCGGAGAGCAGGTCGGTGTGGAATTGGGCGCCACCGGCGTGACATCGCCCGGACCGAGTCTCTATCTCGGCGACAAGGCCTTCGACTACTCCCTACTGATCCGCCGCAAGAACAAGCACGTCCGGTATCACGAACCCCTTTACCGCGGCTATGTGCTTCTCAGTTTGTCAAAGACCAAGGGGAAAGCGGATTTCGTGGCGGTCAGTACGGTGACAGACACGTCCTACGATGCCTCGGTCACCGCCAGCTTCGATCTGCGCAAACAGGATGGCACAGTAAAATTTGCCGCGCCCAAAGGCCTGGGCGTCAAGGAGCGATATCTCTACTCCACCTGA
- a CDS encoding type III PLP-dependent enzyme, with amino-acid sequence MDQFISSEHIASLCAPVQPVIIQRPHAATRAAKWFTDHFPGKAFYAVKANADPMVLEAIGKGGINHFDVASIAEVRLIRGMFPEATLAFMHPIKPAEAIREAYFDHGVRIFSLDCDAELHKILKATEGARDLTLCVRLAVTNDAAKMSLVDKFGAKGDAAISLLRQTRLVAQRLGVCFHPGSQTMNPAAYASAMDQADEIIRACGVVVEVVDVGGGFPVAYPGMEPPSMHAFVDQIAARFETFLSTENSELWCEPGRALCAEAQSLLVRIDGRRDQDLYLNDGVYGALSDAGHFAWRYPVRSFGTPKSRQVLPYRFYGPTCDSADMMPGPFYLPADMDVGDYIEVGMIGAYGRALASNFNGFGVYDEVICEDDPFGSVFLPLPFIHQAQNDR; translated from the coding sequence GTGGACCAATTCATATCTTCCGAACACATAGCGTCGCTCTGCGCGCCCGTTCAGCCTGTCATCATCCAGCGTCCGCATGCAGCTACGCGTGCGGCGAAGTGGTTTACTGACCATTTCCCTGGCAAAGCGTTCTATGCGGTGAAGGCGAATGCCGACCCCATGGTGCTTGAAGCCATTGGCAAGGGCGGGATCAACCATTTCGACGTGGCCAGCATCGCCGAAGTGCGTCTTATCCGGGGCATGTTCCCCGAAGCGACGCTCGCTTTCATGCATCCCATCAAGCCAGCGGAAGCCATTCGCGAGGCCTATTTCGACCATGGCGTGCGGATCTTCTCGCTCGATTGCGATGCGGAGCTGCACAAGATCCTGAAAGCCACAGAAGGCGCTCGGGACCTGACGCTCTGCGTTCGTCTGGCCGTGACCAACGACGCAGCGAAGATGTCACTTGTGGACAAATTCGGGGCGAAGGGTGACGCGGCGATCAGCCTGCTTCGTCAGACGCGCCTTGTGGCACAGCGCCTCGGCGTCTGCTTCCATCCGGGCAGTCAGACCATGAACCCGGCAGCCTATGCCAGCGCCATGGATCAGGCCGACGAGATTATCCGCGCCTGCGGTGTCGTCGTCGAGGTCGTGGATGTGGGCGGTGGTTTCCCTGTCGCGTATCCGGGCATGGAGCCTCCCTCCATGCACGCCTTCGTGGACCAGATCGCTGCGCGGTTCGAAACCTTCCTGTCGACGGAGAACTCCGAGCTGTGGTGTGAGCCCGGCCGGGCGCTCTGTGCGGAGGCCCAAAGCCTTCTCGTCCGCATTGACGGCCGACGGGATCAGGATCTGTACCTCAATGACGGTGTGTACGGTGCCCTCTCGGATGCCGGCCACTTCGCCTGGCGGTATCCAGTGCGCAGCTTTGGTACGCCGAAGTCACGTCAGGTGCTGCCATACCGTTTCTACGGTCCGACCTGTGACAGCGCCGACATGATGCCTGGCCCGTTCTATCTGCCAGCAGACATGGACGTTGGCGATTATATCGAAGTGGGCATGATCGGTGCCTATGGCCGTGCGTTGGCCAGTAATTTCAACGGCTTCGGCGTCTATGACGAAGTCATCTGCGAAGACGATCCTTTTGGTTCCGTTTTCCTGCCTCTGCCGTTCATTCATCAGGCGCAGAACGACCGCTAG
- a CDS encoding dihydrofolate reductase → MMTAQRPIAIVVAVARNGVIGRNGELPWTLRDDLKWFRKATMGKPIIMGRTTYESIGQPLPGRENIILTRQASFAPPQGTSVAASLETGLTMADSFAAQTDAAEICIIGGADIYAQAMDLVTHLYVTLVDADVEGDKTFALPPKEGWTIENLATISADDRNDHDATIMRWTRNDNV, encoded by the coding sequence ATGATGACCGCGCAACGACCCATCGCCATCGTTGTCGCGGTCGCACGGAACGGGGTTATCGGCCGAAATGGTGAGCTGCCCTGGACGCTCCGCGATGACCTGAAATGGTTCCGGAAAGCGACCATGGGGAAACCGATCATCATGGGCCGGACGACCTATGAAAGCATTGGCCAGCCCCTGCCCGGTCGCGAGAACATCATTCTGACGCGGCAGGCCTCCTTTGCGCCACCGCAAGGCACGTCGGTCGCGGCAAGCCTCGAAACAGGGCTGACCATGGCGGACAGTTTTGCGGCCCAGACCGACGCAGCAGAGATCTGCATCATTGGCGGCGCGGATATCTATGCGCAGGCGATGGATCTGGTCACGCATCTTTATGTGACGCTGGTGGATGCGGATGTGGAGGGAGACAAGACCTTCGCCCTGCCGCCAAAGGAAGGTTGGACAATCGAAAATCTGGCGACAATCAGCGCCGATGACCGCAATGATCACGACGCCACGATCATGCGGTGGACCCGCAACGACAACGTCTGA
- a CDS encoding thymidylate synthase — protein sequence MQAYLDLMARAYHHGTERDDRTGTGTRGVFGHQMRFDLSEGFPLVTTKKLHLRSIIHELLWFLAGDTNIAYLKEHKVRIWDEWADADGNLGPVYGAQWRSWPAPDGETVDQISWVLNEIKTNPNSRRMVVSAWNPGQIDRMALAPCHCLFQFYVADGKLSCQLYQRSADIFLGVPFNIASYALLTHMMAHVTGLEPGDFVHTFGDAHLYLNHLEQAELQMSRTPRSLPKLVLNPEVTDLFAFTFDDIRIEDYDPHPAIKGEVSV from the coding sequence ATGCAAGCCTATCTTGATCTCATGGCGAGAGCCTATCACCACGGCACCGAACGGGACGACCGCACCGGCACCGGCACGCGCGGCGTCTTTGGCCACCAGATGCGCTTTGACCTGTCCGAGGGGTTTCCCCTGGTCACCACCAAGAAGCTGCACCTGCGCTCCATCATCCATGAATTGCTGTGGTTTCTCGCAGGCGACACCAATATCGCCTATCTGAAAGAGCACAAGGTCCGCATCTGGGATGAATGGGCCGACGCAGACGGCAATCTGGGCCCGGTCTATGGCGCGCAGTGGCGCTCCTGGCCAGCGCCCGATGGTGAGACCGTGGACCAGATCTCCTGGGTGCTCAACGAGATCAAGACAAACCCGAATTCACGACGGATGGTCGTCAGCGCCTGGAACCCGGGGCAGATTGATCGGATGGCGCTGGCGCCGTGCCATTGCCTGTTTCAGTTCTACGTGGCGGACGGCAAATTGTCCTGCCAGCTCTATCAGCGGTCGGCCGATATCTTCCTCGGCGTGCCCTTCAACATCGCGTCCTACGCGCTGCTGACGCACATGATGGCGCATGTCACAGGCCTCGAGCCCGGCGATTTCGTCCACACTTTCGGTGACGCCCATCTGTACCTGAACCATCTTGAGCAGGCGGAGCTGCAGATGTCGCGAACCCCGCGCTCCCTGCCAAAGCTCGTCCTGAACCCTGAGGTCACCGATCTGTTTGCCTTCACCTTCGATGACATCCGGATCGAGGATTACGACCCGCATCCCGCCATCAAGGGCGAGGTGTCAGTATGA
- a CDS encoding heme-binding protein: protein MVIRYIITTACAVAAVATMAHAQRMRPVLDLSTAATIQESCLSHARKSGQAIAIAVYDHSGELISFAKMDAASTAAAEIAKWKGKSSSTYGFSTAQTAEWNGPTAPYIATFQGGLPLFDSDGIMIGGVGVSGAPSEFDEECGRKGADAVGLLTERPS from the coding sequence ATGGTTATTCGATATATCATCACGACAGCCTGCGCCGTCGCTGCCGTCGCCACGATGGCCCACGCGCAGCGGATGCGGCCGGTTCTGGACCTGTCGACTGCCGCGACGATTCAGGAGAGCTGTCTGAGCCATGCGCGGAAGTCCGGCCAGGCCATCGCAATTGCTGTATACGACCATTCCGGTGAGTTGATCAGCTTTGCCAAGATGGATGCGGCCTCCACCGCCGCTGCGGAGATTGCCAAGTGGAAGGGCAAGTCGTCCTCGACCTACGGCTTCTCGACAGCGCAGACCGCGGAATGGAACGGCCCGACGGCGCCCTACATCGCCACCTTTCAGGGCGGCCTGCCACTGTTTGACAGTGATGGCATCATGATCGGCGGGGTCGGTGTATCCGGTGCGCCCAGTGAGTTCGACGAAGAGTGCGGCCGCAAAGGGGCTGACGCTGTGGGCCTCTTGACCGAGCGACCTTCCTGA
- a CDS encoding amidohydrolase, with protein sequence MMRPLISACLAAMVLSGQAVADPIRDAVTADQSYLLSLYKHLHANPELSGQEVETAKRLAKELRSQGFDVTEGVGGTGVVAVMKNGDGPVVMVRADMDGLPVTEQTGKPYASKKKVQRPGGEVGVMHACGHDIHITSLVGTARYLSSNKDEWSGTLIMIGQPAEETGEGARAMLEDGLYTRFPVPDHAIALHDSAGAKAGTIGLRSGYAMANVDMVDIIVHGEGGHGAYPHTTKDPIVVGARIVDALQTLVSREIDPQAAAVVTVGAFHAGSKHNIISDEAHLQLTVRSYTDEVRNHLLSGIQRIAKAQAQSAGIAEDRLPEVTWDEHYTPALFNTEAQTETLAAMFIERFGADRVLEPAPVMGGEDFARYHRANRDTESTLFWVGAVPAADWERTGGDPTKLPSLHSPFFAPDPEPTIAAGTEAMIAAALTLFQE encoded by the coding sequence ATGATGCGTCCTCTTATTTCTGCCTGCCTCGCCGCGATGGTCCTGTCTGGCCAGGCTGTTGCCGACCCGATTCGCGATGCCGTGACGGCGGACCAGTCCTATCTCCTTTCGCTGTACAAGCATTTGCACGCCAATCCGGAGCTGTCAGGGCAGGAGGTCGAAACTGCAAAACGTCTTGCCAAGGAACTGCGGTCACAGGGCTTTGATGTGACCGAAGGCGTGGGCGGGACGGGCGTTGTCGCTGTCATGAAAAACGGTGATGGGCCGGTGGTTATGGTCCGTGCCGACATGGACGGCCTGCCCGTGACCGAGCAGACCGGCAAACCCTATGCGAGCAAGAAAAAAGTGCAGCGGCCGGGCGGGGAGGTCGGTGTCATGCATGCCTGTGGCCATGACATCCACATCACCAGTCTGGTCGGCACGGCCCGCTATCTGTCATCAAACAAGGATGAATGGTCCGGCACGCTGATCATGATTGGTCAGCCGGCAGAGGAAACCGGTGAGGGGGCTCGTGCCATGCTGGAGGACGGCTTGTATACGCGCTTTCCTGTGCCGGATCATGCCATCGCCCTGCATGACAGCGCAGGGGCCAAGGCCGGCACGATCGGGCTGAGGTCCGGATACGCGATGGCCAATGTCGACATGGTCGATATCATCGTCCACGGCGAAGGCGGCCACGGGGCCTATCCGCATACCACCAAGGACCCAATTGTGGTGGGCGCGCGCATCGTTGATGCGCTGCAGACGCTGGTGTCGCGGGAAATCGATCCGCAGGCGGCGGCCGTGGTGACCGTCGGCGCGTTCCATGCGGGTTCCAAACACAACATCATCTCCGACGAGGCCCATCTGCAGCTGACAGTCCGGTCCTATACGGATGAAGTTCGCAATCATCTGCTGTCCGGTATTCAGCGCATTGCCAAGGCGCAGGCGCAATCAGCCGGGATCGCCGAGGATCGCCTGCCAGAAGTGACGTGGGATGAGCATTACACGCCTGCGCTATTCAATACCGAGGCGCAGACAGAGACACTGGCGGCGATGTTCATCGAACGATTTGGCGCTGACCGCGTGCTGGAGCCGGCGCCGGTCATGGGCGGTGAGGATTTCGCGCGCTATCACCGCGCCAATCGCGACACAGAATCAACGCTGTTCTGGGTGGGGGCGGTTCCGGCAGCGGATTGGGAGCGCACAGGCGGGGACCCGACCAAACTGCCCTCGCTGCACTCCCCGTTCTTTGCGCCGGATCCTGAACCCACGATTGCGGCAGGGACAGAGGCGATGATCGCTGCAGCCCTGACGCTGTTTCAGGAGTAA
- a CDS encoding class I fructose-bisphosphate aldolase — MSRHSLNSLADIAHKMVVDGRGILAADESLGTIKKRFDSIGIESTEEHRRAYRDMLFTAGEAVSKYISGVILFDETIHQSTENGTPFPEQLTRQDCLPGIKVDRGAKPLALATTETITEGLDGLRDRLNGYYDKGARFAKWRAVIHIGHDGRSSIPTHQALRANMHALGRYAALCQEAGIVPIVEPEVLMDGDHDMARCFGVTARVLDLLYRELFEQRVALEGTILKPNMIVAGKGASEQPSTEMIAEATVKCFRQTVPAAVPGIVFLSGGQSELEATRNLNTMNRMYAGEMPWKLSFSYGRALQASALAAWGGKPENVPAAQKAFTHRARMNYLAARGEWDEAQEG, encoded by the coding sequence ATGAGCCGTCATTCCCTGAACAGTCTGGCAGACATTGCCCATAAAATGGTCGTCGATGGTCGCGGCATTCTCGCCGCCGATGAAAGCCTCGGTACGATCAAGAAGCGCTTTGACTCGATTGGCATTGAAAGCACCGAAGAGCATCGCCGCGCCTATCGGGACATGCTGTTTACCGCCGGCGAAGCGGTGAGCAAGTATATTTCCGGCGTCATCCTGTTCGATGAGACGATCCATCAGTCAACGGAAAATGGAACGCCCTTTCCCGAGCAGTTGACGCGGCAGGACTGTCTTCCTGGCATCAAGGTTGATCGTGGTGCCAAGCCGCTCGCCCTGGCGACGACCGAGACAATTACTGAAGGGCTGGACGGCCTGCGCGACCGGTTGAATGGGTATTATGACAAAGGCGCCCGGTTTGCGAAATGGCGTGCGGTAATTCATATTGGCCATGACGGGCGATCATCCATCCCGACGCATCAGGCGCTGAGAGCCAACATGCACGCCTTGGGGCGTTATGCAGCGCTGTGTCAGGAAGCGGGCATTGTGCCCATCGTTGAACCAGAAGTGCTGATGGACGGCGATCACGACATGGCCCGCTGTTTCGGTGTGACCGCCCGCGTGCTCGACCTTCTTTACAGGGAACTTTTCGAACAGCGCGTTGCGCTTGAGGGCACGATCCTCAAACCCAACATGATCGTCGCTGGCAAGGGTGCTTCAGAACAGCCCTCCACCGAGATGATTGCGGAGGCCACTGTCAAATGCTTCCGCCAGACCGTCCCTGCCGCCGTGCCGGGTATAGTGTTCCTGTCAGGCGGGCAGTCGGAGTTAGAGGCAACACGCAACCTCAACACCATGAACCGGATGTATGCAGGTGAGATGCCGTGGAAGCTGTCATTCTCCTATGGCCGCGCGCTGCAGGCGTCTGCGCTGGCAGCCTGGGGCGGCAAGCCCGAAAATGTGCCGGCCGCACAGAAGGCATTCACCCACCGGGCACGGATGAATTATCTTGCCGCGCGCGGTGAGTGGGACGAAGCCCAGGAGGGCTGA
- the glpX gene encoding class II fructose-bisphosphatase: MTQKNPYLDRILTIELGRCTEAAAVAASLMIGRGDKEGADQAAVTALRDALNRLDIDGTIVIGEGERDEAPMLYIGEKVGRGGAPVDIALDPLEGTTLTAKAMSNALTVVAMATGGTLLHSPDVYMDKIACGPGYPDGVIDLDASVEDNIQSLARAKGVPTSDLTLCVLDRERHEKIIAAARKLDTRVFLIPDGDVAGVFHTTQPEMGIDLYIGQGGAPEGVLAAAALRCVGGQMQSRLIFRNDDERGRAEKAGITDLDRKYGLMDMASGDVMFAATGVTDGSLLKGVRWQGHKVRTHTIVMRSKSGTIRHIEAESNADPAALKANKR; this comes from the coding sequence ATGACCCAGAAAAATCCCTATCTCGACCGTATCCTGACCATTGAACTTGGCCGGTGTACTGAAGCGGCAGCCGTGGCTGCCTCCCTGATGATTGGTCGTGGTGACAAGGAAGGGGCCGATCAGGCCGCTGTCACCGCCCTGCGCGATGCCCTGAACCGCCTTGATATTGACGGTACCATCGTCATTGGCGAGGGCGAGCGAGACGAAGCACCGATGCTTTATATTGGTGAGAAAGTCGGACGCGGCGGCGCGCCTGTCGACATTGCCCTCGACCCACTTGAAGGCACGACCCTCACCGCCAAGGCCATGTCGAACGCGCTGACGGTGGTCGCCATGGCCACCGGCGGCACCCTGCTGCACAGCCCCGACGTCTATATGGACAAGATCGCCTGCGGGCCCGGCTATCCTGACGGCGTTATCGACCTCGATGCCAGCGTTGAGGACAATATCCAGTCCCTCGCCCGCGCCAAGGGTGTGCCGACATCCGACCTCACGCTTTGCGTTCTTGACCGGGAGCGCCATGAGAAAATCATCGCAGCGGCCCGCAAGCTCGACACCCGCGTCTTCCTCATCCCGGACGGTGATGTGGCCGGCGTGTTCCACACGACCCAGCCTGAAATGGGCATCGATCTCTATATCGGTCAGGGCGGCGCGCCCGAGGGCGTCCTCGCTGCGGCGGCCCTTCGCTGCGTCGGCGGACAGATGCAGAGCCGCCTCATCTTTCGCAATGATGACGAAAGGGGCCGCGCGGAGAAAGCCGGCATCACGGATCTCGACCGGAAATACGGCCTCATGGACATGGCGTCCGGCGATGTGATGTTTGCCGCCACCGGGGTGACCGACGGCTCCCTCCTCAAAGGTGTCCGCTGGCAGGGCCATAAGGTCCGCACCCATACGATCGTCATGCGATCAAAATCAGGCACCATTCGTCATATTGAAGCTGAATCGAACGCTGATCCGGCAGCACTGAAAGCCAATAAGAGGTAA